In the Telopea speciosissima isolate NSW1024214 ecotype Mountain lineage chromosome 2, Tspe_v1, whole genome shotgun sequence genome, one interval contains:
- the LOC122651095 gene encoding protein ANTI-SILENCING 1-like, translated as MEATSHSKRADRVHNCEFKWGESRGDGGTDNEVQFYKSFTYDGVEYSLYDCVYMHVHGLNEPQEPYIGKLVKIWKLRDHRKYIRVVWFFRPNEILNWLGDDDASLKNEIFLACGKGEGLYNDNPLEVLVGKCNVVCTSKDSRNPQPSDMEMRRADYVFYRTFDVGKRKISNRYEDIIAGIEVRHFFNATSHRNDNWKTDSSSKLDLPKAVATLAKDGKPGVQTNPSMKGAESKRSIASGSDQGRISDEWVWPRVTTFDKSTIKTGNIPSIQVVDEGNLKSVQDSLHLEASDGRPFKRRRLLLGTSVKPSEKLESNVSPALAREESNTNILKKLTVDPKESAAKPPGFF; from the exons ATGGAAGCTACATCTCACTCTAAAAGAGCAGATAGAGTACATAATTGTGAATTTAAGTGGGGTGAAAGTCGTGGAGATGGTGGGACAGATAATGAGGTCCAATTTTACAAGTCATTTACGTATGATGGTGTAGAATACTCTTTGTATGATTGCGTCTATATGCATGTGCATGGACTAAATGAGCCGCAGGAGCCTTATATTGGGAAACTTGTGAAAATATGGAAGCTGCGAGATCATAGGAAGTACATTAGGGTCGTATGGTTTTTTCGGCCTAATGAGATACTTAATTGGTTAGGAGATGATGATGCATCACTCAAGAATGAGATATTTTTGGCGTGTGGCAAAGGTGAAGGCCTTTATAATGACAATCCTctg GAAGTACTTGTTGGCAAATGCAATGTTGTCTGCACATCGAAGGACAGCAGAAATCCTCAACCTTCCGACATGGAAATGAGAAGGGCTGATTATGTCTTCTATCGTACTTTTGATGTTGGAAAACGCAAAATATCAAATAGATATGAGGATATAATAGCTGGCATTGAAG TCAGGCACTTCTTCAACGCAACAAGTCATCGGAATGACAATTGGAAAACAGATTCCTCTTCCAAGTTAGACTTGCCTAAAGCAGTGGCAACTCTGGCAAAAGATGGGAAGCCTGGTGTCCAAACAAATCCATCAATGAAAG GTGCAGAATCGAAGAGAAGTATCGCTAGTGGATCAGATCAGGGACGCATTTCTGATGAATGGGTCTGGCCAAGGGTCACAACTTTTGACAAGAGTACAATTAAAACTGGAAACATTCCATCCATTCAAGTTGTGGATGAAGGAAACCTAAAATCTGTTCAGGATTCATTACATTTGGAAGCATCTGATGGTAGACCTTTCAAAAGAAGGAGACTTCTTCTTGGCACATCAGTTAAACCTTCGGAGAAACTGGAATCCAATGTGTCTCCTGCACTAGCAAGGGAAGAAAGTAATACCAATATCTTGAAGAAGCTTACAGTTGATCCCAAGGAGAGTGCTGCAAAGCCTCCAGGGTTTTTTTAG